The following are encoded in a window of Ricinus communis isolate WT05 ecotype wild-type chromosome 4, ASM1957865v1, whole genome shotgun sequence genomic DNA:
- the LOC8258134 gene encoding uncharacterized protein DDB_G0271670 isoform X2: MVSDSIIPSAAAASKDFSKKKRANRSAKLKQCKLDARREQWLSQAVKNKGTKGEPLAGQPPSFRPCENENERKNVNVIENLETRQRGRVRGSEEEKEYHDFDTDSPSSSPTGSSSGLSGTDAGTTYTGSSSSSSSSSSSSSSGGCCSGSITEEEEEADDNCLDDWEAVADALAADDDNKHENHNEDTSPCLESSSQQIESDTNLNNLSSAHEDFKQEEHPPTLPPGNCRAWRPDDAFRPQSLPNLSKQRSFPNGDRRYGHGGGGIPWSYTNVVNVPSSCPICCEDLDGTDTSFLPCICGFRLCLFCYNRIRQVDGRCPGCRKNYEDNPVQSELRDNGGCMTFRLPRSYSMVARSS; this comes from the exons ATGGTTTCCGATTCGATCATTCcttctgctgctgctgcttctAAAGATTTCAGCAAGAAGAAGCGG gCGAACAGGTCAGCCAAATTGAAGCAGTGCAAACTTGATGCCCGTCGCGAGCAATGGCTTTCTCAAG CAGTCAAGAACAAAGGAACCAAAGGGGAACCACTGGCCGGCCAACCACCATCATTTCGTCCTTGTGAGAATGAGAATGAGAGGAAGAATGTGAATGTGATAGAGAATTTAGAGACGAGGCAAAGAGGAAGGGTAAGGGGAAgcgaagaagagaaagaatatCATGATTTTGATACTGATTCACCTTCTAGTAGTCCCACTGGTAGCAGCAGCGGTCTTAGCGGCACTGATGCTGGTACTACTTATACAGGCTCTTCCTCCTCCAGCtccagcagcagcagcagcagcagtagTGGTGGTTGTTGCTCTGGTAGCATTacagaggaagaggaagaagctGATGATAATTGCTTGGATGATTGGGAGGCTGTTGCTGATGCTTTAGCTGCTGATGATGATAACAAACATGAAAATCATAATGAGGATACTTCTCCGTGTTTGGAGTCATCTTCCCAGCAGATTGAATCAGATACTAATTTGAACAATTTGAGTTCTGCTCATGAGGATTTCAAGCAGGAGGAGCATCCACCTACACTGCCTCCTGGGAACTGCAGGGCGTGGAGGCCAGATGATGCATTTCGCCCACAAAGTCTGCCTAATTTGTCAAAGCAGCGAAGTTTTCCTAATGGGGACAGGCGATATGGCCATGGTGGAGGTGGAATCCCGTGGTCCTATACAAATGTTGTTAATGTGCCTTCTTCTTGCCCTATATGCTGTGAGGATTTGGATGGCACTGACACTAGTTTCTTGCCCTGCATATGTGGCTTTCGGCTTTGTCTTTTCTGCTACAATAGAATCCGACAGGTGGATGGGCGCTGTCCGGGTTGTAGGAAAAACTACGAGGACAATCCGGTGCAGTCAGAGCTCAGGGATAATGGAGGTTGTATGACTTTCAGGTTGCCGCGCTCCTATAGCATGGTTGCAAGGTCCTCGTAG
- the LOC8258134 gene encoding uncharacterized protein DDB_G0271670 isoform X1 gives MVSDSIIPSAAAASKDFSKKKRANRSAKLKQCKLDARREQWLSQGAAVKNKGTKGEPLAGQPPSFRPCENENERKNVNVIENLETRQRGRVRGSEEEKEYHDFDTDSPSSSPTGSSSGLSGTDAGTTYTGSSSSSSSSSSSSSSGGCCSGSITEEEEEADDNCLDDWEAVADALAADDDNKHENHNEDTSPCLESSSQQIESDTNLNNLSSAHEDFKQEEHPPTLPPGNCRAWRPDDAFRPQSLPNLSKQRSFPNGDRRYGHGGGGIPWSYTNVVNVPSSCPICCEDLDGTDTSFLPCICGFRLCLFCYNRIRQVDGRCPGCRKNYEDNPVQSELRDNGGCMTFRLPRSYSMVARSS, from the exons ATGGTTTCCGATTCGATCATTCcttctgctgctgctgcttctAAAGATTTCAGCAAGAAGAAGCGG gCGAACAGGTCAGCCAAATTGAAGCAGTGCAAACTTGATGCCCGTCGCGAGCAATGGCTTTCTCAAG GTGCAGCAGTCAAGAACAAAGGAACCAAAGGGGAACCACTGGCCGGCCAACCACCATCATTTCGTCCTTGTGAGAATGAGAATGAGAGGAAGAATGTGAATGTGATAGAGAATTTAGAGACGAGGCAAAGAGGAAGGGTAAGGGGAAgcgaagaagagaaagaatatCATGATTTTGATACTGATTCACCTTCTAGTAGTCCCACTGGTAGCAGCAGCGGTCTTAGCGGCACTGATGCTGGTACTACTTATACAGGCTCTTCCTCCTCCAGCtccagcagcagcagcagcagcagtagTGGTGGTTGTTGCTCTGGTAGCATTacagaggaagaggaagaagctGATGATAATTGCTTGGATGATTGGGAGGCTGTTGCTGATGCTTTAGCTGCTGATGATGATAACAAACATGAAAATCATAATGAGGATACTTCTCCGTGTTTGGAGTCATCTTCCCAGCAGATTGAATCAGATACTAATTTGAACAATTTGAGTTCTGCTCATGAGGATTTCAAGCAGGAGGAGCATCCACCTACACTGCCTCCTGGGAACTGCAGGGCGTGGAGGCCAGATGATGCATTTCGCCCACAAAGTCTGCCTAATTTGTCAAAGCAGCGAAGTTTTCCTAATGGGGACAGGCGATATGGCCATGGTGGAGGTGGAATCCCGTGGTCCTATACAAATGTTGTTAATGTGCCTTCTTCTTGCCCTATATGCTGTGAGGATTTGGATGGCACTGACACTAGTTTCTTGCCCTGCATATGTGGCTTTCGGCTTTGTCTTTTCTGCTACAATAGAATCCGACAGGTGGATGGGCGCTGTCCGGGTTGTAGGAAAAACTACGAGGACAATCCGGTGCAGTCAGAGCTCAGGGATAATGGAGGTTGTATGACTTTCAGGTTGCCGCGCTCCTATAGCATGGTTGCAAGGTCCTCGTAG